The proteins below are encoded in one region of Syntrophotalea carbinolica DSM 2380:
- a CDS encoding MinD/ParA family protein — MNTLYEQTDQAETLRAMNDFQSERDEEATTERPATRVIAVASGKGGVGKTAVVANTAYALAQLGKRVLIIDADLGLANIDVVFGLNPRYNLNHFFEGLKSLEDIMVEGPWGIKILPAGSGVQQFTRLDSHQRMRLIEDLDALQEDFDVVLIDTEAGISENVTYFTVAAQDIFIVTSPEPTAITDAYALMKLLSTRYHQKEFNLIVNSVSGTGEGLDVYQKLTTVANRYLSISIGYLGCIPFDKRLRESIRRQSPMVELYPGSKTSNAFTNFARHIMDVATEIHPKGTLQFFWKRLLTANRGETP, encoded by the coding sequence ATGAACACCCTTTACGAGCAAACCGACCAGGCAGAGACATTGCGAGCGATGAACGACTTTCAAAGCGAACGGGACGAAGAAGCAACCACCGAACGTCCGGCCACGCGCGTCATCGCCGTGGCCAGCGGCAAAGGCGGGGTAGGCAAAACCGCGGTGGTCGCCAACACGGCTTATGCCCTGGCGCAATTGGGAAAAAGAGTCCTGATCATCGATGCCGACCTGGGTCTGGCCAATATCGATGTCGTCTTCGGCCTCAATCCCCGCTATAACCTCAACCATTTTTTCGAGGGACTCAAATCCCTTGAAGACATCATGGTCGAGGGCCCCTGGGGGATCAAGATCCTGCCGGCCGGTTCCGGGGTACAACAATTCACCCGGCTCGACTCCCATCAGCGCATGCGACTGATCGAAGATCTCGATGCCCTGCAGGAAGATTTCGATGTGGTACTGATCGACACCGAGGCGGGCATTTCCGAAAACGTCACCTACTTCACGGTGGCAGCCCAGGATATTTTCATCGTAACCAGTCCCGAGCCGACAGCCATTACCGATGCCTACGCCTTGATGAAACTGCTCTCCACCCGCTATCACCAGAAGGAATTCAACCTGATCGTCAACTCGGTGAGCGGCACCGGCGAAGGCCTGGACGTATACCAGAAGCTGACCACCGTGGCCAATCGGTATTTATCCATCAGTATCGGCTATCTGGGCTGCATTCCCTTCGATAAACGCCTGCGGGAATCGATCCGCCGCCAAAGCCCCATGGTCGAACTCTACCCGGGCAGCAAAACCAGTAACGCCTTTACGAACTTCGCCAGGCACATTATGGACGTGGCGACAGAGATTCACCCCAAAGGAACCCTGCAGTTTTTCTGGAAACGCCTGCTTACGGCCAATCGAGGGGAGACGCCATGA
- the flhF gene encoding flagellar biosynthesis protein FlhF produces MLVRVFEAETMPLALKKVKEALGPDALILSTRTVRKSGLGVFRKPICEVTAAIDTVEPEADTAAPQTPPPNAGKTEEQDELTYQDLWQKTRPGAEAAYQPHIYGTERPKDDLKDVRNEIDELKALVKQLAKPAEPASPPPIVAAPPRKVQQGAEVQEMALLHNELDRLGICGEAAASLEQYAWDKLSPRQLGDPQGIREFLVDAIARLITVYGPLQTEPRRQKRIALVGPTGVGKTTTIAKMAAKQLLNGTGRVALVTIDTYRIAAVEQLKVYGEIMNLPVEVVTTPEQLHQALARHQDKELILIDTAGRSPRDDMSIAELAAFLGKAETENLLVLSATTRDRELTEAVQRFSRIPLHSLVFTKLDECEQCGTLLNISLTQQLPLSFLTNGQRVPEDLVEADTEAITGFITGSYREKAV; encoded by the coding sequence ATGCTGGTTAGAGTTTTTGAAGCCGAAACCATGCCCCTGGCCCTGAAAAAGGTCAAGGAGGCTCTGGGCCCGGACGCGCTGATCCTGTCCACCCGGACGGTGCGCAAAAGCGGTCTGGGGGTCTTTCGCAAACCGATTTGCGAAGTAACGGCCGCTATCGACACCGTCGAGCCGGAAGCGGACACAGCAGCCCCCCAAACGCCCCCACCCAACGCCGGCAAGACGGAGGAGCAGGACGAACTGACGTATCAGGACCTCTGGCAAAAAACCCGGCCAGGCGCCGAAGCCGCTTATCAACCGCATATTTACGGAACCGAGCGGCCCAAGGATGATCTCAAGGATGTCCGCAACGAAATCGACGAGCTCAAGGCCCTGGTCAAACAACTGGCCAAACCCGCCGAACCGGCGTCGCCTCCGCCAATTGTCGCCGCGCCGCCCCGAAAAGTACAGCAAGGTGCGGAAGTCCAGGAAATGGCCCTGCTGCACAACGAACTTGATCGCCTCGGCATCTGTGGCGAAGCGGCAGCCAGCCTGGAACAATATGCCTGGGACAAGCTCTCCCCCCGGCAACTCGGGGATCCGCAAGGTATCCGGGAATTTCTTGTCGATGCCATTGCCAGGCTGATTACCGTCTATGGTCCGTTGCAGACGGAACCCCGGCGGCAAAAACGTATTGCCCTGGTTGGCCCCACCGGGGTGGGCAAGACCACCACTATCGCCAAAATGGCGGCCAAACAGTTGCTGAACGGAACCGGACGGGTCGCTCTGGTCACCATTGACACCTATCGCATCGCCGCCGTGGAGCAACTCAAGGTGTATGGGGAAATCATGAATCTGCCGGTCGAAGTGGTCACCACGCCGGAGCAGTTGCATCAGGCCCTGGCACGCCACCAGGACAAGGAACTGATCCTCATCGACACCGCCGGCCGCAGTCCCCGGGACGACATGAGCATTGCCGAGCTGGCGGCGTTCCTGGGAAAAGCCGAAACGGAGAACCTCCTGGTTCTGTCCGCCACCACCCGCGACCGGGAGCTGACCGAAGCCGTGCAGCGCTTCAGCCGCATCCCGCTGCACAGCCTGGTTTTCACCAAACTGGACGAGTGTGAACAGTGTGGCACCCTGCTTAACATTTCGCTGACTCAGCAGCTGCCGTTGTCTTTCCTCACCAATGGACAACGGGTGCCGGAAGACTTAGTGGAAGCTGACACCGAAGCTATTACCGGCTTTATTACCGGCAGTTATCGAGAGAAGGCCGTATGA
- the flhA gene encoding flagellar biosynthesis protein FlhA, producing the protein MLDQFRQQDWKALILRSDVMVAVGLVAILMVMILPLPSFMLDIFLSLNITIALLILIICLYTMKALEFALFPSVLLATTLFRLSLNVASTRLILLRGNEGPAAAGSVIQSFGQFVVGGNYVVGVVVFIILVVINFMVITKGAGRVAEVAARFTLDAMPGKQMAIDADLNAGLLTEAEARDRRKEIASEATFYGAMDGASKFVKGDAIAGIIITLINIGAGFIIGVVQKGMAPGAAAETYTILTVGDGLVGQIPALIISTAAGILVTRTAGEQDFGGALKSQFTIHPQALWVVSGILLAFALIPGLPTIPFLVLSTALAFAAYNVQKAKADQDMVRQQEERQPQAPEEENYEDMLSVDLLELEVGYGLIPMVDANQNGELLPRIRSIRKQFALDFGFIIPPIHIKDNLQLKPNEYAVLLKGMRIASGEILPNHHLAMNPGIATEPLKGVATTEPAFGLPATWIGEDLKERAQIAGYTVVDGTTVITTHITEIIKKHAHELIGRQEVQNLLDNLGKSFPKLVEELTPNLLPLGSIMKVLQNLLREQVSIRDLRTILETLADWGGATKDPDLLTEQVRQAMARAISGRHAQDDELLELMTLDHQLEETIEQAVHRTNEGSYLALDPGTAQTFLENLANAMQSLNGGATPILLCTPTIRPHVKRLTERYLPNLVCLSHNEISPHLRVQSVGTVTAHAG; encoded by the coding sequence ATGCTCGATCAATTCAGACAACAGGACTGGAAAGCGCTCATTCTCCGTAGCGACGTGATGGTCGCAGTCGGTCTGGTGGCCATCCTCATGGTCATGATTCTGCCACTGCCGTCCTTCATGCTGGATATTTTTCTGTCCCTGAACATCACCATTGCCCTGTTGATCCTGATTATCTGCCTTTACACCATGAAGGCCCTGGAGTTTGCCCTATTTCCCTCGGTGTTGCTGGCCACGACCCTGTTTCGCCTGTCCCTCAATGTGGCATCGACACGCCTGATCCTGCTGCGGGGCAACGAGGGGCCGGCGGCAGCAGGTTCGGTGATCCAGTCCTTCGGGCAGTTTGTGGTCGGCGGCAATTATGTCGTCGGCGTGGTGGTCTTCATCATCCTGGTGGTCATCAATTTCATGGTCATCACCAAAGGCGCCGGTCGTGTGGCCGAAGTCGCCGCCCGCTTCACCCTGGACGCCATGCCGGGCAAACAGATGGCCATCGATGCCGACCTCAATGCCGGCCTGCTGACCGAAGCCGAAGCCCGTGACCGGCGCAAGGAAATTGCCAGCGAAGCGACCTTTTACGGCGCCATGGACGGCGCCAGCAAATTCGTCAAAGGCGATGCCATCGCCGGTATCATCATCACCCTGATCAACATCGGCGCCGGATTCATCATCGGCGTGGTGCAAAAAGGCATGGCCCCAGGCGCAGCCGCGGAAACCTATACCATCCTTACCGTCGGCGACGGCCTGGTGGGACAGATTCCGGCCCTGATCATATCCACCGCGGCCGGCATCCTGGTCACCCGCACCGCCGGCGAACAGGATTTCGGCGGCGCCCTCAAATCGCAGTTCACCATCCATCCCCAGGCATTGTGGGTGGTTTCCGGCATCCTGCTGGCTTTTGCCCTGATTCCCGGCCTGCCGACCATCCCCTTTCTGGTATTGTCCACAGCATTGGCCTTCGCCGCCTACAACGTCCAGAAAGCCAAGGCCGACCAGGATATGGTTCGTCAACAGGAAGAGCGGCAACCCCAGGCGCCCGAGGAAGAAAACTACGAAGACATGCTGTCCGTCGACCTGCTGGAACTCGAGGTCGGATACGGCCTGATCCCCATGGTCGATGCCAACCAGAACGGCGAATTATTGCCCCGAATCCGCTCTATCCGCAAACAGTTCGCTCTCGATTTCGGATTCATCATCCCGCCGATTCACATCAAGGACAATCTGCAACTCAAACCCAATGAATATGCCGTACTGCTCAAAGGCATGCGCATTGCCAGCGGCGAGATTCTGCCCAACCATCATCTGGCCATGAATCCCGGTATCGCCACGGAACCCCTCAAAGGGGTAGCCACCACCGAGCCGGCTTTCGGTCTGCCCGCCACATGGATTGGCGAAGACCTCAAGGAACGGGCTCAGATTGCCGGTTACACCGTGGTCGACGGCACCACGGTGATCACGACCCACATTACCGAAATCATAAAAAAGCACGCTCATGAACTCATTGGACGCCAAGAGGTACAGAACTTGCTAGATAACCTTGGCAAGAGCTTCCCGAAACTGGTCGAGGAGCTGACGCCAAATCTCTTACCTCTTGGATCTATTATGAAAGTTCTACAGAATCTGCTTCGTGAACAGGTGTCCATACGGGACCTGCGAACTATTCTGGAGACCCTGGCCGACTGGGGCGGCGCCACCAAGGATCCGGACCTGCTGACCGAACAGGTCCGCCAGGCCATGGCCCGCGCCATCAGCGGCCGACATGCGCAGGACGATGAACTGCTGGAGTTGATGACGTTGGATCACCAACTGGAGGAAACCATCGAGCAGGCGGTGCATCGCACCAACGAAGGCAGCTACCTGGCGCTCGATCCGGGTACGGCCCAGACCTTCCTGGAAAACCTGGCGAATGCCATGCAGTCGTTGAACGGCGGGGCCACACCCATCCTGCTATGCACGCCAACAATTCGACCCCATGTCAAGCGCTTGACCGAGCGTTACCTGCCCAACCTGGTGTGCCTGTCCCATAATGAAATTTCCCCTCACCTGAGGGTGCAATCGGTAGGAACGGTGACTGCCCATGCTGGTTAG